From a single Syngnathus scovelli strain Florida chromosome 2, RoL_Ssco_1.2, whole genome shotgun sequence genomic region:
- the lzic gene encoding protein LZIC produces the protein MASRGKSETGKLRQNMEEQLDRLMQQLQDLEECREEIDEEEYEETKKETLEQLSEFNDSLKKIMTGDMTLVDELSGMQLAIQAAISQAFKTPEVIRLFAKKQPGQLRTRLAEMDRDVMVGKLSRDDYKQQKMEVLTALRKLGEKLTTEDETFLAENATATLSQFEKVATGSEDKILALASCGVKTKA, from the exons ATGGCTTCTCGTGGAAAGTCAGAAACTGGGAAACTGAGACAGAATATGGAGGAGCAACTTGACAGACTGATGCAGCAGCTGCAGGATCTGGAAGAATGCAG GGAGGAGATTGATGAAGAAGAATATGAAGAAACAAAGAAAGAGACATTGGAGCAGCTGAGTGAGTTCAACGACTCTCTAAAGAAGATTATGACAGGCGACATGACACTTGTGGATGAACTCAGCGGCATGCAGCTG GCCATCCAGGCTGCCATCAGTCAAGCATTCAAAACTCCAGAAGTGATCCGACTTTTCGCTAAGAAACAGCCGGGACAGCTCAGAACCAGACTGGCCGAG ATGGATCGTGACGTAATGGTGGGGAAGCTGTCTCGAGACGATTACAAGCAGCAGAAGATGGAGGTGCTCACAGCACTCAGGAAGCTGGGAGAAAAG CTCACGACAGAGGATGAAACTTTCCTGGCAGAAAATGCCACTGCTACTTTGAGCCAGTTTGAAAAAGTGGCAACAG GGTCTGAAGATAAAATATTGGCGTTGGCAAGTTGTGGTGTGAAAACCAAAGCGTAG